A segment of the Entomomonas moraniae genome:
ATCATAAACCACCTGTTCATCTACAAAGAAGAGCATAATCCTGAAGAGTTTACTGTAAAATATCAGTATTATTTTATTGGCCCATCTTTAGTTCTTTCAACCTTAGAGGTTTCTACAATGGAAGAAGGCACTATACTTGATGTGTGGAATAATTATAAGATTGATAAGGATAGTAAAATCCTGTTGATAGAGTCAATAACATGCGATAACTCTAAAAGTGGAAGAAATACATGCCATAATGAACTTTCTACTTTAAAAGACTACATATTACTTTTTAAAACTTAACAATGAGAAAACTATGATGATAAAAAGGTTGGCTTTAATCTCTATAATGCTTGTAATTTCACAAGGTATTTATGCTGGAGAGAAATACCCCCAAGATGTGTCTCAATTTATCGAAAAAAGAGACCAATGTGACTATCTGAGTGGCGAGATATCAGGAGAACCAGAGATTGATAATGCTAGAAACCTAAATGAACAACTCGATAAGTATTGTAAAGGAACAGATCAGTTATTAACCACATTAAAACTTAAATATAAAGAAAATAAATCTATTCTAAAAAAACTAGATACCTATGAGTTGATAGAATGCACAAATAACTGCAGTAATGATTTAGAATAAGCAACAGCAATATAGCTTTTCCATTTCAAATGTCGATATTAAAAAATCACATAAAAGCTTATTGGTTTACAGGGCTCTCAGGCGTTGGTAAAACCACATTAGCTTATGCCTTATCAAAAATATTATGGAACCATAATACGGCGAATAAAGTCTTAGATGGTGATGAGTTACGAAAAACGATCAGTGTCGATTTAGGTTTTTCAAAAGCTGATCGCGATACTCATGTTACACGTGTTACTGAGTTAGCTTATGAGTTACAACAGCAAGGTATTATTCCTATTATCAGTTTAATTAGCCCTTATGCAAAAATGCGAACACACGCTATTAAAAAATTAACTGCATTAGAAATCTATCTTGAAGCCCCTTTAGATATTCTTCAACAACGCGATACAAAAGGACTGTATGCAAAAGCACTACAAGGAGAAATAAAGCTAACGGGGTTAGGAGATCCTTATGAGGTACCAACTAACCCTAATGTATGGCTACGAACAGATATATTATCGGTTAATGAATGTATAAATAAAATATTATATCAGCTGTAATTTCATCCGTTATGACATAAAATACAGTTAGGATTATATACATTATTATCAACAAGGGGATTAACGATGATAAGTAGTCATTTAGAAAGTTTTGCAGGCTATGCCGTTAAATCGTGGGGAATAGGCGATAAATTAGAGAACTTAGAAAAGACTATTTATCGCATAGCGGTTGATTATGATGATGACATAACATGGGCTGATAAGTTTAATGCTTATCTCGCACAACCAAATGCAGGGCAAACACGCGGCATTGTATTAGGTATGTATTCTGATGAGATGTTTGAGGAATCAAGCGCAAGTACCCTTGAGCTATTAATTAATGCAAAAGATAAACTACCTTTACTAGATACAATCTTTGTGAATGATGTTATCAGCGAAGAGAATGAAATTTCATGGATTATTAATGCCGATAATGCGCCCCTTATTCATGCTTTTCCAAAACTTAAGCACTTTGGCACACGCGGTGGGAATGAGCTAAGCTTTAACAACTTAAATGCCCCCTTATTAGAAACATTAATAGTGCAATCAGGCGGGCTTGATAGTAGCACGATCATTGATATTGCCAATGCCAACTTACCTAATCTAAAGCATTTAGAAATTTATCTTGGAACAGATGACTATGGTTTTTCTGGTTCAGTCAATGACTTAGCTCCTATCTTGCAAGATCGTTTTAACCAATTAACTTATTTAGGGTTAAAAAACTGTGAAATACAAGATGACATCGCCATTGCCGTAGCCAATGCCCCTGTCACTGCACATTTAAAAACATTAGATTTATCCCTCGGTGTTTTAACCGATAAAGGTGGCCAAGCGTTGTTAGAGTCAACGAAGGTGAATAACTTAATGTTTTTAGATTTAAACTATAACTATTTTTCTGAAAATATGGCTGAACAATTAGAAGCGTTTGCTAAGAGTAAAGGTTTTAAAATTGACGTCTCTTCTGATGCAGATTATGACGAAGATGACGACTGGCGCTATGTTTGTATTGGAGAATAACCCCAAACAGGTGGTGCTAATCGCACCACCTAACAGCCGCAGAGTTAACGCTTTTCAACAAGCATTGCAAGACATTGACTGGCCCATTGCAAAAATCATTTCTTTTCACGATATTGTAAAACATCCCAACCTATTAATAGATTGTATTGAACAAGGTGATATTGTTCGCTTAGAAACCTCTGGCGAATGCTCAGAAACAGAACGATTATTGCTACAACTGGGCGAGTCTGTTGTGGCTAACAATCTCGTAATAGATAACTTGCAATTAGAACAAGGTGAAATAATTCCCTCCAACCAATGGTATGCAGGGCTAAGTCTCTTTTTTAGGCACGTACAGCAAATATTACAACAAGCCCAACCTCATTACCGTATGTTTGATGTGAGCGAAGGATTGGTGTTTTTTGATAAAAGAAAAACATCAATACATTGGCAGCAACAAGGGCTACCAACCCCCGAAATAATAACAAACCACATAGAAAGTTTTGAACAGCTTATTGATACGCTAACAAAGCAAAAAACATCTCGGGTGTTTATAAAGCTTGCACATGGCAGTGCTGCCAGTGGCACTATAGCATTATCCGTGACAGACAAAAAAATTCATGCAGTAACAACCATTGAGCTGTTACAACAAACAGGACAAATACATTTTTATAATACCCGTCGATTAAAGCAGTATACTGACAGACAGACTATTGCAATGATGTTTAATCAACTACTTAAATACCATGATTTACAAATAGAGGCATGGATACCTAAAGCCAGCTATCAGGGTAAAATCTTTGATGTTCGAATTGTGGTCATTAATGGTCAAGCACAACACATATTAATTCGGTTAGGAAAGCGCGCCATGACAAATTTACACCTAGAAAATGGACGTGGTGATCTTGAGCAAGTTAAAACTTATTTAGGTGATCATTGGGCTACAATTCCTAAATTAGCAGAGCAAGCCATGTTAGCCTTTCCTAATAGTTTATATGCAGGGCTCGATGTATTAGTAACACCCCATCAGCACAAAGCTTATTTGTTAGAGGCCAATACTTTTGGTGATTTTCATCCTAACACTTATTGGCAAGGACTAAACACTTATCAAGCTGAGCTTCTAGCACTTTTAAAGAGAAATAAATTAATAGATGATTAACGCGAAGCAACTCATTAAAAACCGAGCTAATATACTCCTCATCACCTTCGACAGCTTGCGTTATGACGTACTGGCTAAAGCGCATATGCCAGAATTAAATACATGGGTTCCGAAATGGGAAGCAAGGCACTCGCCAGCCACTTTTACCTATGCATCACACCATGCATTTTTTAGCGGCTTTTTGCCAACACCTATTGATAACCCCACAGCACCAAGACTTTTTGCTGCTTCTTTTGTCGGCTCTACTACAACCAAACCCAACACCTTTACGTTTGCTGAAAGTACACTGCCTAAAGCGTTGGCTAATCTAGGCTATCAAACCTGTTGTATCGGTGGTGTAGGCTTTTTTAATAAAGAGTCTGAACTCGGTAGTGTACTGCCTAACCTATTTCAACAAGCTTATTGGAGTCGAGAAATGGGCGTTACCGGTGTAAACTCCACAGAACTACAAGTAGAACAGGCAATAGCCTTTTTACAACAAGACACACAACCAAAACTGTTATTTATTAATGTTTCAGCAACCCACCAACCGACCACAATTTTTCATCCAAACCAACAAACAGAATCAATGGCTACACAACAAGCCGCACTCGAATATGCACAATGCCATATAGCACGATTACTAAAAGCACAAACAGAGTGCGGTAATGCTTTGGTTGTTTTAACCTCAGACCACGGTGAAGCGTTTGGTGAGGACGGTTACCATGGACATCGTTTAGCCCATGAGACTGTATTAACAGTACCTTATGCTGAATTTATTTTGGAATCTGTATGAACTTAACGCAACTGATCGAGCAACAAGCGTATTATCAAGGCTAT
Coding sequences within it:
- a CDS encoding STM4015 family protein, with protein sequence MISSHLESFAGYAVKSWGIGDKLENLEKTIYRIAVDYDDDITWADKFNAYLAQPNAGQTRGIVLGMYSDEMFEESSASTLELLINAKDKLPLLDTIFVNDVISEENEISWIINADNAPLIHAFPKLKHFGTRGGNELSFNNLNAPLLETLIVQSGGLDSSTIIDIANANLPNLKHLEIYLGTDDYGFSGSVNDLAPILQDRFNQLTYLGLKNCEIQDDIAIAVANAPVTAHLKTLDLSLGVLTDKGGQALLESTKVNNLMFLDLNYNYFSENMAEQLEAFAKSKGFKIDVSSDADYDEDDDWRYVCIGE
- a CDS encoding STM4014 family protein; the protein is MTKMTTGAMFVLENNPKQVVLIAPPNSRRVNAFQQALQDIDWPIAKIISFHDIVKHPNLLIDCIEQGDIVRLETSGECSETERLLLQLGESVVANNLVIDNLQLEQGEIIPSNQWYAGLSLFFRHVQQILQQAQPHYRMFDVSEGLVFFDKRKTSIHWQQQGLPTPEIITNHIESFEQLIDTLTKQKTSRVFIKLAHGSAASGTIALSVTDKKIHAVTTIELLQQTGQIHFYNTRRLKQYTDRQTIAMMFNQLLKYHDLQIEAWIPKASYQGKIFDVRIVVINGQAQHILIRLGKRAMTNLHLENGRGDLEQVKTYLGDHWATIPKLAEQAMLAFPNSLYAGLDVLVTPHQHKAYLLEANTFGDFHPNTYWQGLNTYQAELLALLKRNKLIDD
- the cysC gene encoding adenylyl-sulfate kinase, with the translated sequence MSILKNHIKAYWFTGLSGVGKTTLAYALSKILWNHNTANKVLDGDELRKTISVDLGFSKADRDTHVTRVTELAYELQQQGIIPIISLISPYAKMRTHAIKKLTALEIYLEAPLDILQQRDTKGLYAKALQGEIKLTGLGDPYEVPTNPNVWLRTDILSVNECINKILYQL
- a CDS encoding STM4013/SEN3800 family hydrolase, producing MINAKQLIKNRANILLITFDSLRYDVLAKAHMPELNTWVPKWEARHSPATFTYASHHAFFSGFLPTPIDNPTAPRLFAASFVGSTTTKPNTFTFAESTLPKALANLGYQTCCIGGVGFFNKESELGSVLPNLFQQAYWSREMGVTGVNSTELQVEQAIAFLQQDTQPKLLFINVSATHQPTTIFHPNQQTESMATQQAALEYAQCHIARLLKAQTECGNALVVLTSDHGEAFGEDGYHGHRLAHETVLTVPYAEFILESV